DNA sequence from the Atribacterota bacterium genome:
CCGATGTGTTCCCTTCTATATTCAGTCAATTCTTCATCGTTCAACTTGTCTACTTCAATCTCATCTACAATAACCTTTCCGCTGTCACCCCGATCAACACCACCAATGATATTCAGCAGGGTGGTTTTACCCGAACCTGAGGGGCCAAGAATGACGCCAATCTCTCCTTTTCCTAA
Encoded proteins:
- a CDS encoding ATP-binding cassette domain-containing protein, which gives rise to MFINVSDLKKTYTTGIVKNEVLKGIEIKLGKGEIGVILGPSGSGKTTLLNIIGGVDRGDSGKVIVDEIEVDKLNDEELTEYRREHIG